In one Nitrospirota bacterium genomic region, the following are encoded:
- a CDS encoding cytochrome b/b6 domain-containing protein has translation MNKEIPNEIERFNIVFRIQHVVLFTTFLLLSFTGWALKYPEVEHSTWLVKIWGGPETAGTIHRIAGITMLIDFLWHVSYLVYLIATGKIKFNPVTTIIPLPKDVTDVVHNFLYFFGLSKTKPQFGRFSYIHKFDYWAVFWGMGIIGISGLILAFPVFASNFFPSFTLNWIWPIMRILHSDEALLAIVFILFWHFYNEHLKVGKFPMSWTWITGRMSTKDLKHEHELEFQRLFPEVKKDEE, from the coding sequence ATGAATAAGGAAATCCCAAACGAGATAGAGAGATTTAACATAGTCTTTAGGATACAGCATGTAGTGCTGTTTACAACATTTTTGCTTCTTTCCTTTACAGGCTGGGCTCTAAAATACCCTGAGGTAGAGCATTCCACATGGCTGGTAAAAATCTGGGGAGGACCTGAGACAGCAGGAACAATCCACAGGATAGCCGGCATAACAATGCTCATCGATTTTCTATGGCATGTGTCTTACCTCGTATATCTCATTGCCACAGGAAAAATTAAGTTCAACCCTGTAACAACCATAATCCCGCTTCCAAAGGATGTGACTGATGTTGTCCATAACTTCCTTTACTTTTTTGGTCTCTCAAAGACAAAGCCACAGTTCGGAAGGTTCAGCTACATCCATAAGTTCGATTACTGGGCAGTTTTCTGGGGCATGGGGATTATCGGCATATCGGGACTTATCCTTGCATTCCCTGTTTTTGCATCGAACTTCTTTCCTTCATTTACGCTCAACTGGATATGGCCCATTATGAGAATCCTCCATAGCGATGAGGCACTTCTGGCAATCGTGTTCATACTTTTCTGGCATTTCTATAACGAGCACCTGAAGGTCGGAAAGTTCCCGATGAGCTGGACATGGATTACAGGCAGGATGTCAACAAAAGACCTCAAGCACGAGCATGAGCTTGAGTTTCAACGGCTATTCCCCGAGGTTAAAAAAGATGAAGAATAG
- a CDS encoding cytochrome c3 family protein has product MKNRYSISLMLLLTFVLGISGCKVKTEAHKEPAVEEMPLISRYNTIALIPCFGCHDVEAFFGAKNAGIFSHERHYSLDVHCNQCHDIKGHEHPKLISGTCSGCHSLGVLSYKGGDVGKVSFNHSFHAKAFSCNECHPKIFPMKKGLRSIKMDDMYQGKSCGACHNGQKAFPPTECERCHKQVS; this is encoded by the coding sequence ATGAAGAATAGATACAGCATTTCTTTAATGCTCCTTTTAACCTTCGTTCTTGGCATCTCGGGGTGCAAGGTCAAAACAGAAGCTCACAAAGAGCCTGCGGTTGAGGAGATGCCTCTGATTTCGAGATATAATACGATTGCACTGATACCGTGTTTTGGATGCCATGATGTAGAGGCATTCTTTGGCGCTAAAAATGCAGGCATATTTTCCCATGAACGACACTACTCTTTAGATGTCCATTGCAACCAGTGCCATGATATAAAGGGGCATGAGCATCCAAAGCTCATCTCAGGGACATGTAGCGGATGTCATTCACTGGGTGTGCTCTCATATAAGGGAGGAGATGTAGGAAAAGTATCCTTTAACCACAGCTTCCATGCAAAGGCATTTTCCTGCAATGAATGTCACCCAAAGATTTTCCCAATGAAAAAGGGGCTAAGAAGTATAAAAATGGACGATATGTATCAGGGAAAATCCTGTGGCGCATGTCATAATGGTCAGAAGGCATTCCCGCCAACGGAATGCGAAAGATGCCATAAACAAGTCTCCTAA